From a single Rhinolophus ferrumequinum isolate MPI-CBG mRhiFer1 chromosome 15, mRhiFer1_v1.p, whole genome shotgun sequence genomic region:
- the LOC117034600 gene encoding zinc finger protein 551, whose product MPSHWGGTSSIVLLGLFPVQRLQMRQLVKEGATRAVVPTAQSPMAAVTLRVPAQGRVTFEDVVVYFSWEEWGLLDETQRCLYHDVMLENFALVTSLGCWYGMQEEMLSVQSVSVEQTPLGQTPATQKTHTCEKSVLVETDILCLTAQHGFHPEQKSHACGGWGEHAWFTPNLHQHQQHSDEKPLGRDTHTASLVTSCQLHVSGKPFTLTCGAVGKDFLAMLSLLQHQATLKEARSPSGFKYGGGEAFRSGTSHYGRSDCEYKLFQHHQIHPQASPYECEKPFHQSTTFSHCQGTDTAAKSYECGDCGRTFSQSYSLIQHHRIHTGARPYKCSECGKAFTYKLRLVQHLHIHNRVKPYECGDCRKSFSYSSTLIKHQRVHTGARPYKCGECGNSFSQSSNLIQHQKIHNGARPYKCSECGKSFSYKCKLVQHLRIHTGERPYECGECGRSFSHSSTLNQHRRIHTGARPYKCDECEKSFSQKSNLIQHQRVHTGERPYECGECGKSFSQSSHIIQHRKLHTR is encoded by the exons ATGCCGTCACACTGGGGCGGGACTTCGAGTATCGTCCTCTTAGGTCTGTTTCCTGTTCAGAGGCTCCAGATGCGACAGCTGGTCAAAGAAGGCGCAACAAGAGCCGTTGTCCCAACTGCACAGAGTCCAATGGCAGCAGTCACGCTCAGGGTCCCGGCTCAG GGCCGTGTGACCTTTGAAGACGTGGTCGTGTACTTCTCCTGGGAGGAGTGGGGGCTCCTGGATGAGACTCAGAGATGCCTGTACCAtgatgtgatgctggagaactttGCACTTGTGACCTCACTGG GTTGTTGGTACGGAATGCAGGAGGAGATGCTTTCTGTGCAGAGTGTTTCTGTGGAACAAACGCCCCTGGGCCAAACTCCAGCCACGCAGAAGACTCACACCTGTGAGAAGAGTGTCCTGGTGGAGACAGACATTTTGTGCCTCACGGCACAGCACGGCTTCCATCCTGAGCAGAAATCCCATgcctgtgggggctggggggaacACGCCTGGTTCACCCCAAACcttcaccagcaccagcagcacaGTGATGAGAAGCCACTGGGGAGGGACACACACACGGCCTCATTGGTGACGAGCTGTCAACTCCACGTCTCAGGGAAGCCTTTCACCTTGACCTGTGGGGCGGTGGGGAAGGACTTCCTGGCCATGTTGAGTCTTCTCCAGCATCAGGCCACTCTCAAAGAGGCTAGGTCACCCAGCGGCTTCAAGTATGGGGGTGGAGAGGCCTTTCGTAGTGGCACGAGTCATTATGGGCGCAGTGACTGCGAATACAAACTCTTTCAGCATCATCAGATTCACCCTCAGGCTAGTCCTTATGAGTGCGAGAAACCCTTCCACCAAAGCACCACCTTTAGTCACTGCCAGGGAACTGACACGGCAGCAAAGTCTTACGAGTGCGGTGACTGTGGGAGAACCTTCAGCCAAAGCTACAGCCTCATTCAGCACCACAGAATCCACACGGGAGCTAGGCCTTACAAATGCAGcgagtgtgggaaagccttcaccTACAAGCTCCGCCTCGTTCAGCACCTGCACATCCACAATCGAGTGAAGCCTTACGAGTGTGGGGACTGTAGGAAGTCCTTCAGCTACAGCTCGACTCTCATTAAGCACCAGCGAGTGCACACTGGGGCCAGGCCTTACAAGTGTGGGGAGTGTGGGAATTCCTTCAGCCAGAGCTCCAACCTTATTCAGCACCAGAAAATTCACAATGGGGCCAGGCCTTACAAGTGCAGCGAATGTGGAAAGTCTTTCAGCTACAAGTGCAAACTCGTCCAGCACCTGCGAATTCACACAGGCGAAAGGCCCTACGAGTGTGGGGAGTGTGGGAGGTCTTTTAGCCACAGCTCCACTCTCAATCAACACCGGAGAATTCACACGGGAGCCAGGCCTTATAAGTGTGACGAGTGTGAGAAATCCTTCAGCCAGAAGTCCAACCTCATTCAGCACCAGAGAGTTCACACAGGAGAGAGGCCTTACGAGTGTGGCGAGTGTGGCAAGTCCTTTAGCCAGAGCTCCCACATCATTCAGCACAGAAAACTTCACACCAGATAA